TTcaattcgtttttttttttccctgtttaACTTGATCCTTTCTGTTTATTCTGTGCCATTTTCCCCTTTTAGGTAGGACgtgttgttttatttatttttgtatttgagtagGTAAATCTGATTGAAGCCAAATTTGGTTCTTCGTGTCTCTCGGGAATTTTTTTGGTGAAAGATACGAATTAAAGATGGATgatcttgaaaataaataagcaaTGCTAATATAGTTGTAGAGTGCGTATACGCCGTGCAGTCgctttaataaaaagtaaggtcaaatattaaaaaattaattttttttacgtaggtctcatatttatctattttttttaaagagattactGGGTACTTGCGCActccacgactgcaaatatcatttctaaaaaaaaaaatctgtgtgGCTTTTCTGTTTTCtggatataaatatattatatataagcatGTGCGTGTAAGTTATTTGCAAAATGGTTCCTGGAATGGAAATTTTCTGTTGGAAATGCTATCAAATTCagctttaattatttgaaaaaaaaaaaaaaaaaacttaacaaGCAGATGTTTTGAAATAGCTTTGTTGCTTTATGATGAACAGTGTCTTAGTTCGATTTGACTTTCCAGTTAAGTATTGGCTATGGCAACTAATTCCTCActaaattttgtattgaaatgcaGATAGGAAAATTTTTTACATATGAAGTGGCTTTTTTTTGCTGATCTTTGGTCTATAGCATCTGAGTTAGGCATGTTAGTTGGGATCTGTTAATCTTAGGCCTGTTATTAATTTTCCCAAACTCAAGATATTGGTAGTTGGAGATAATTGACTTCTTGGTTATGGATGTAATTGCAGATCAgcttcatattattttacaaatgaagaaaatgatagcCCTGGGGTTTGAGGGTTCAGCCAACAAGATAGCTGTTGGGGTAGTAACTTTAGATGGCACCATTCTATCAAACCCACGTCACACCTACATTACTCCCCCGGGGCAAGGATTCCTTCCGCGGGAAACTGCTCAACACCATCTCCAACACATTCTTCCACTTATAAAATCTGCTTTGAAGACTGCCCAAATAACCCCAAACGAAATTGATTGCCTTTGCTATACCAAAGGTCCTGGCATGGGAGCCCCACTACAAGTTGCTGCTATGGTTGTTCGGATTCTTTCACAATTGTGGAAGAAACCCATTGTTGCTGTTAACCACTGTGTGGCACATATTGAGATGGGGAGGATTGTGACTGGGGCAATTGATCCTGTTGTGTTGTATGTTAGTGGTGGGAATACTCAGGTAATTGCATATAGTGAAGGTCGGTACCGGATCTTTGGGGAAACTATTGATATTGCCGTTGGAAATTGCTTGGATCGATTTGCTAGGGTTTTAAATCTCTCCAATGATCCAAGCCCTGGATATAACATTGAGCAAGTATGTTTGTGTGGATTTTGTTACTTATTGTTgacatcatatataaatatacccaTCCATGCCTTATATACGTCAGATCTATATACGTATAATAAATACATGTATATACGATTTGCTTCccttgatttattttttgaaaatggctGAGATAAAATTTTCTTGTCCACAAAATCCAAGcaaatatgttattttttttacaagatatctatttatatcattttttggcGTAGATGATCATACAACATAGATGGGAAATGTGCTTAAAATCTTGTAAATTGCTTTGACTAATCTTAATATGTAGTGCACACAACCCAATTGAACTTAACTCACCTTACCTAGGCTTTGAAAAGATATTGTATTTCAGGAGGATGTGTGTATGAGCAATGAGTGGTTTCTTGATCTTTTTTGGAATTTAAAAGGTCAAATTGgtttatatatagagaaataacATGATTTATTTTGAGTATATCTTAGCTTCTAACTTTGTGCAGCCAAATGAGAAGAGTcaattttgatgatccataatttccaaaatttcttttggcaatctagCAATCTATTtatgaattttcttttataatgtCCCGCAAAGTCTCACAATGGgtgttttgttgttttgaacAAGTttactcttctctctctctctctctctctctctctctccctgcaGAGAACCTCTCTGTTTAGACGTTTTTTGCTGGTTATGATGTCTAATCTTCCTGTTGTGCATCTTCTTCCTTAGATTGGGTGTATTCTGTTGTTTGTTAGTTGCTTTTTAAGCAATGGATAGGAGTCTGCGAATAGAATCCAAGGTTTTTGTTTTTAGGAGAAAGGGAGGTAATATGTTCTGTATAACATAAAAGGGAAGAAAACATACTTTGTCTTTATATCTATCTGGTGGAATGGTGATTTGATTTGCTAAGGAGATAGAGGTTTATTGGAAGCATCTTGGTAAGATGGTTGATTATCAGACTGGGAGGGAGACAAAGTTTTTATGTTGCAGGGGTGCCACAATCAGTCTGGTAGGTTTCTAACGATGCTAGAATATGGCACAGGTTCGGGTAAAAGAATTTTAGTTATCCATGAAGGGGGGAGAGGAAGTGGATGGGCTGGTTCTGTGAGATACTTACGAGAAATGGTTGGGTCCTCTTCTGCTGCGACATATCATGCTGGTAGAGATACGTCCAAGGTTGGGCAGGTTTTAAATCAATCAAGTAGTAAGTTGATGGCTGATACTTCTCTTCTTGTTGGTGATGATAAGGCTGGTGGAGGTTCTTATGTGGTGGCTTTGATGAAACCAGTGCAATTCTCTGAGATTTGGAGCTGCCAAGAATATGAAAGAGGTTATCTCGCCGGAAGATGGTAGGAGGAAGGAGGGGTGGGGACAGAATTCAGGCAAAATTATGGTGATGGTAGGAGTTACGAGGTGTTGGAAAGCATAGGAGAAGTGGAAGGGAGTCTTTGGCATTTACGTTCTGAATTAATGGGATGGAAGTATAAAAttgtctttttattaaataaggtTGATGGGGGGCTAGGTTTATTATGGGTTTTGGGTCAAAAGATGGGGAGTCCAAGAAAACATAGACAGTTTGGAGGAGAAGGGTGGTCTAGTGAGGAAGGCTGCGGTAATGGGCTGGGTAGAGGCCCATTAAAGCATTTTGCTTGTTGGAGGCCCAAGGATAGCAGCATGGTTCTTTCGGGCCCGAGAGGAGATTCAAAACATCGGCCCAACCCATTGTTGGCGCTGCTGGTTCGTATGTCACCACAGAGAGGTGCAACGGAGGGAGGTGATCCTAACTGATGTTTGCCTGTGAGGAAGGGCTTGGAGGAGAGGGTGGTTCCGAGATCTATTGGCCTAATAGAGGAGAAGGATGCCAGATTCATTTGTTCGACAGCCCCATTGGTGGTTTTGTTTGCACAGAAAGGAGCGATGGATGAGTCGAGTAGGATGGGTGTTCCCCGGCGATGATAACATTGACGGTGACGTCTTCTCAGGATTATTTGAAGAGTGTGGAATCTGACAGTTTGCAAGATAGATTGAGATCGAAGCTTTGTGAGGTTTCTTCATCACAGAGTGGTTAGATGGTGGAAGAAACTTGTTTAGGAGGGCCATTGACGGTGGGAAGCCAGTTGGAGATTGAGGTTGTGCTCTCACCCTCGGTCTCAGATTGGAATCAGGAAGGGAGGAGCAGAGCAGGAACAAAGAAGCTTTGCTTGTTCAAATCTCTCAAGCGAGTAAGGGAGGGAGGAGTAAAGATGATGGATGAGGTAGTTGTGAATGAGGGGGTGGAAAATCAAGCTATTGATGTAGTTGGTTCATTGGAGAATGAAGATACTTTTTCTGAGAATAATTCTGTTGTGATCAAAGGGGTTCTATTTGCTGTTCAGAGGATGAGGAGGGTGAATTTGGAGTTTCTTGTGATCCAGCAGAGGAATTTTCTCCTGTTCCTCTTTGTGCTGTCTTCCCTGATATTGAATGGAATTCAGAATCTTCAGATTGGGTGTTGAGAAAGGTAGATAAGATTAAAGAGTGTGTGGGCGTGTCTTGTGATGGGTTTGAGGAACAGTTGAGAGCTTTATTGATAGCTATAGAGGCTGGTCAGCCTTCCTTGGCCAGATCTGTCTTAAAGAAGGAGAGGGGATTGAAAAGAATGTCGTGCTGGGTAAACTATGATGGGAAGGGAGGAAGCGTACTTAGGAATAAGGGAAAGGAAAGGGCTGTGATAGATTTCAGATGAAGCCAAAGATTATTTTTTGGGATGTAAGGGGTCTTAATGACCTTTGAAAGTGTCTTCAGGCGAAAAAATTGGTTTAGAAAATGGAGGGTGGATGTGATTTGCCTTCAAGAAACTAAACTGAAATTTGTGAATAGCTATTGTTCAGAGTTTGTGGAATTGTATTAGTGTGAGTTGGGTAGAGTTGGTGTCCAATGGGGCTTCGGGTGGAATTATAATAATGTGGAATAGGAGGGTGGTGGAGTTGAGGGATCATTTTGTGGGAGAATTCTTGGTGGCATGTCATTTTAAGAATATTGAGGATGGGTTTGAATGGGCGTTTGCCGGAGTGTATGGCCCTAATGTGGATGGTAGTAGGAGTTTATCATGGGATGAAATGTTGGGTGATGTGGTTGGTGGAATTTACCTTGGTATTTTGGTGGGGATTTTAATCTCACTTATTTTCCTAGTGAGAGATTGGGGGAATCATATTTTTCTCATGCTATGTCTACTCTTTcagatttaatttttgaattaaatctGGTTGATTTACCTTTGGTGGGAGGAGATTATACTTGGTCTAATGGTAGGTCATTTTCAAGGCTGGATAGGTTTCTGGTTTCGCCTTCTTGCGAGGCTCATTtttctggtttgagtcagaaATTATTGCTGAGATTGTGTTCTGATCATTATCCTATCATGTTGGATTGCAGTGGAATTGAGGGTGGGAGAAggtattttaatttgaaaacatgtggttgAAGGATGAGGGATTCGTGGACAGGGTGAGAAGTTGGTggaattcctataatttttctGGCACTCCTAGTTTTGTCTTGGCTGGAAAATTGAAATCTCTTAAGATAGATATAAAGGGATGGAATAAAGAGGAGTCTGGGAATTTGGATAGCAAGAGGAAGCTTCTATTGGAAGAGTTGAGAGGTTTGGATGAGGAGGAGGTGCAAGGGGTGATATCGGGGGAGGAcagaataagaaaaatagggGTGGTTTCCGAACTGGAAATCATAGCGTTAATGGAGGAAATTTCATGGAGGCAAAAATTTAGGGTGCTgtggttgaaggaaggagatAGGTGCACTAAATTCTTTCATCAAATGGCAAACTCTCATAGAAGAAATAATGTGATTGAGGTTCTTCGAGATGTGGACAGGCTTATCACGGACCAAGAAGACATTAAGGCTAACATGGTGAATCTCTACGAGCTGTTTTCAGAAGATTTTTCTTGGAGACCAAAACTGGACAGACTTGGGTTCGACTCTATTGATCAGGCTGAAGCTGATTGGTTGGAgagagagtttgaagaagaagaagtacttAATGTGGTTAAAGGTATGGATAGGGATAAGGCTTTGGGTCCAGATGGGTTCTCTTTGGCGTTTTATCAAGCATGCTGGGACATAGTTAGAGAAGATATTCTGAAGGTGTTTGCTGAGTTTCATTCATATATGAGGTTTGAGAAGAGTTTTAATGCGACTTTCATTGCACTTATTCCAAAAAAGGTAGGGGCTGTGGAGATGAGATATTTTCGGCTTATTAGACAGATTTTAGACTCTGTtttaattgctaatgaatgcttggaaagtagaattAAAATGGAGAAAGCTTGTATTCTAATCACattggacatggaaaaggcttatgaCCATGTGTGCTGAGATTTCCTTGATTATTTGCTGAGGAGATATGGTTTTGGCGATAAATGGCGTTTGTGGATGAAGATTCGGTGTTGACTTCAAAATTTTCCATTTTGGTGAATGGAGAACTGGTTGTCTTCTTTAGTAGCTTATGTGGTTTGAGGCAAGGTGATCCCATCTCCccctttctttttgttatgaTTATGGATGCCTTGAGTAGAATGATTGAGAAGGCCGTGGATGGCAATTTTCTGTCCAGTTTTGTGGTGGGTAATGAGGTTTGGAGTAGTTTGAAGGTCTCACActtattatttgctgatgatactTTGATCTTTAGTGAGCCTGATTCTGACAATCTACGTGTTTTAAGAGCAATTTTGctgtgttttgaagctgttttgGGGTTAAGAgttaattttttgaaatctgAAGTCGTTCATGTGGGTTCTGTTCAGAATATTTTAGACTTGGCAAATATTCTGGGGTGCAGAATTTCTTCACTCCCTATGAGGTAGCTTGGGCTTCCTTTGGGGGcttcttttaaatttgttaatagttgggatggggtgattgaGAAAATGGAAAGGAGGTTAGCTGGTTGGAAAATGATCTACTTGTCTAAGGGGGGAAGATTAACTCtaataaaaattactttttctaACCTTTCCACTTATTTCTTATCTCTTTTACCGCTGCCGGCAAGGGTGGAAAAAAGAATTGAGAGTTTATTTCGGAATTTTTTATGGGGTGGTAAAGTAGATGAAAAAAAGCTCCATTTGGTTAGTTGGAAGAAGGTTTGTCAACCGATTGATTATGGTGGGTTGGggataaaaaatttaagattgTTTAATAGAGCa
This genomic interval from Carya illinoinensis cultivar Pawnee chromosome 2, C.illinoinensisPawnee_v1, whole genome shotgun sequence contains the following:
- the LOC122300169 gene encoding probable tRNA N6-adenosine threonylcarbamoyltransferase isoform X2; amino-acid sequence: MKKMIALGFEGSANKIAVGVVTLDGTILSNPRHTYITPPGQGFLPRETAQHHLQHILPLIKSALKTAQITPNEIDCLCYTKGPGMGAPLQVAAMVVRILSQLWKKPIVAVNHCVAHIEMGRIVTGAIDPVVLYVSGGNTQVIAYSEGRYRIFGETIDIAVGNCLDRFARVLNLSNDPSPGYNIEQLAKKGELFIDLPYVVKGMDVSFSGILSYIEATAVEKLKNNECTPADLCYSLQETVFAMLVEITERAMAHCDTKDILIVGGVGCNERLQDMMRTMCSERGGRLFATDERYCIDNGAMIAYTGLLAYAHGTSTALEESTFTQRFRTDEVHAIWREKESVCQLT
- the LOC122300169 gene encoding probable tRNA N6-adenosine threonylcarbamoyltransferase isoform X1; amino-acid sequence: MSFDVFWSKRDQLHIILQMKKMIALGFEGSANKIAVGVVTLDGTILSNPRHTYITPPGQGFLPRETAQHHLQHILPLIKSALKTAQITPNEIDCLCYTKGPGMGAPLQVAAMVVRILSQLWKKPIVAVNHCVAHIEMGRIVTGAIDPVVLYVSGGNTQVIAYSEGRYRIFGETIDIAVGNCLDRFARVLNLSNDPSPGYNIEQLAKKGELFIDLPYVVKGMDVSFSGILSYIEATAVEKLKNNECTPADLCYSLQETVFAMLVEITERAMAHCDTKDILIVGGVGCNERLQDMMRTMCSERGGRLFATDERYCIDNGAMIAYTGLLAYAHGTSTALEESTFTQRFRTDEVHAIWREKESVCQLT